Proteins from one Penicillium digitatum chromosome 2, complete sequence genomic window:
- a CDS encoding Thioesterase superfamily: protein MVIEKVQLCSASQYRLHTSQNVNHFTNSAAYCVSSSTRPNATQSQLTPVAQSPHLESTTLDTLVSQIPLVQTLRETHSTYKETRPHLAIPPLIRQQHFVGGSLAGPGKLSFAPYMWLSTGETAAPTESADRASSVVSVFHIGQDLCGHPGFVHGGLLTVLFDEVFARCVSAVLPSGLGMTANLNVDFRKPALPDRMYVLRTKTVKVEGRKAWVEGRMTYLPLTLPLSADSNGIVSDASLLREESEGAVMVAEAKALFIEPTFADSMVKIYSN, encoded by the exons ATGGTCATCGAAAAAGTTCAATTGTG TTCTGCA AGTCAATATCGGCTTCATACTTCCCAGAATGTCAACCATTTCACAAACAGCGC CGCCTATTGCGTGTCTTCATCAACAAGGCCCAACGCG ACGCAGTCACAATTAACCCCCGTGGCTCAATCACCGCACCTTGAATCCACAACTCTCGACACCCTCGTTTCCCAAATCCCTCTCGTCCAAACTCTCCGCGAAACACACAGCACCTACAAGGAAACACGTCCCCATCTGGCAATCCCACCTCTCATAAGACAACAACACTTCGTGGGTGGTAGCTTAGCTGGCCCAGGCAAGCTTTCCTTTGCACCATACATGTGGCTATCGACCGGAGAGACTGCAGCACCGACCGAGAGCGCCGACCGAGCCAGCAGCGTTGTATCGGTATTCCACATCGGTCAGGACCTCTGCGGTCATCCTGGCTTTGTCCATGGTGGTCTACTCACTGTTCTCTTTGATGAGGTGTTTGCGCGCTGCGTCTCTGCAGTTTTACCCAGCGGGCTGGGCATGACGGCGAATCTCAATGTGGATTTCCGAAAACCGGCTCTTCCCGACCGGATGTATGTGCTGCGCACGAAGACGGTCAAGGTTGAGGGTCGAAAGGCTTGGGTTGAGGGTCGGATGACTTATCTTCCTTTGACTTTGCCGCTTTCTGCAGACTCGAATGGCATTGTTTCTGATGCCAGTCTGCTGCGGGAAGAGAGTGAGGGTGCAGTCATGGTTGCCGAGGCCAAGGCTTTGTTTATTGAGCCTACATTTGCGGAT TCGATGGTGAAGATTTATTCAAACTAG
- a CDS encoding Protein urg3, whose protein sequence is MDPQIEELLGLEAVRTRAHIVLKLAEEGRLNHFNYHPECMEDATAYVLKLIQRDFGPDNYHLIPPHGRWQHFEVGGVPRIATLLAQWDEEKCDATEKTRRLIDLFFVSVLLDAGAGDYWKFHESQSGLTLNRSEGIAVAALHMFLNGDFAGKNSSVKHTANGDALRNLSVDILSRGLQVDDTNPMIGVPARADILRKLGESLVNLKDIFGPSGRPGNLVDYLIAKSNDSGTLDYRDLWNVLQRLLVPIWPSDRTHINGQPIGDAWPLRALSQQPGLESKPGSIIQPFHKLTQWLGYSLMVPFSRLLSVSWSNTELGTGLPEYRNGGLLVDMGVLELKPESLQRGLSLSGGSLPSFGAGDDEIVEWRAMTVALLDVLHKTILARLDGVELSLPQVLEAGSWKAGRELAAVKRPGTKCSPILNFGDGTLF, encoded by the exons ATGGATCCCCAAATTGAGGAACTCCTAGGCCTAGAAGCTGTCCGCACACGAGCCCATATCGTTCTCAAACTAGCCGAAGAGGGGCGTTTGAATCATTTCAACTACCACCCTGAATGCATGGAAGATGCCACTGCCTATGTACTTAAACTGATTCAG CGCGACTTCGGCCCCGACAATTATCACTTAATTCCGCCCCATGGACGCTGGCAGCATTTCGAAGTTGGCGGGGTTCCCCGCATAGCCACTCTCCTAGCTCAATGGGATGAGGAGAAATGCGACGCCACCGAAAAGACACGCAGACTTATAGATCTTTTCTTTGTCTCTGTCCTCTTGGATGCTGGTGCCGGAGACTATTGGAAATTTCATGAGTCACAAAGCGGTCTGACGCTCAATCGAAGCGAAGGTATTGCGGTGGCGGCCCTTCACATGTTCCTCAACGGCGACTTTGCAGGCAAGAATTCGTCGGTAAAACACACCGCTAATg GCGACGCATTGCGCAATCTTAGTGTAGACATCTTATCCCGTGGACTCCAGGTCGACGATACGAATCCCATGATAGGAGTACCTGCACGTGCAGATATTCTTCGTAAACTCGGCGAGTCTTTGGTGAACTTGAAAGATATATTTGGCCCCTCTGGTCGTCCTGGTAATCTTGTTG ACTACCTCATTGCCAAGTCAAATGATAGCGGAACACTCGATTACAGGGATCTTTGGAACGTGCTACAGCGCCTCCTGGTTCCCATCTGGCCGTCTGATCGCACTCACATTAACGGACAGCCCATCGGCGATGCGTGGCCCCTGCGCGCGCTTTCACAGCAGCCTGGATTGGAGTCAAAGCCCGGCTCCATCATCCAACCGTTCCATAAGCTGACCCAGTGGTTAGGGTACTCATTAATGGTGCCATTCTCTCGTCTGCTCTCCGTCTCGTGGTCCAATACCGAGCTGGGGACTGGTCTGCCGGAGTACCGTAACGGTGGACTGCTTGTCGATATGGGAGTTCTAGAACTGAAGCCCGAGTCACTGCAGCGAGGGTTGAGCCTTTCGGGTGGTAGCTTGCCTTCGTTCGGTGCAGGCGATGACGAGATTGTGGAGTGGCGAGCGATGACCGTTGCACTCCTCGATGTGCTGCATAAAACGATCCTCGCTCGTTTGGATGGTGTCGAATTGTCTTTACCTCAGGTGTTGGAGGCGGGCTCTTGGAAAGCGGGTCGTGAGCTTGCAGCGGTTAAACGTCCAGGGACTAAGTGTAGTCCTATCTTGAACTTCGGTGATGGAACCTTGTTCTAG
- a CDS encoding ATP dependent RNA helicase, putative: MGQKRARDSKAQVAEANKRKKATKSDAATSDDYGSLGVEDLNWKQVAMPDRMENTEGFFGLEEIEGVDIIKQSDGGVHFKAKSGKPTKSIVKPPSEDDGDEWSGFSDEDSSKKAPAAEKTPAANQVKEDKKSKKNKKKEQNKAKKDEQKSKEKKPKEQKSKESKPAQNQNIKAGLSFAALDDVEEDDGVDVSAWDGLNLSPETFTALSKMKFSSPSAIQKASIPAILDGHDVVGKASTGSGKTLAFGIPIIEHYLDKRGKLREQSDTSEQNKSPIALILSPTRELAHQLGKHIGDLIANSPDTNARIALVTGGMSIQKQQRQLATADIVVGTPGRVWEILSTGTGLIRKMQKIQFLVVDEADRLLSEGHFKEVEDILDALDKHQAGDIADVDQEEEEEQPSHRQTLVFSATFHKDLQQKLAGKSRWASGDMLDNKASMEYLLKKLNFREEKPKFIDVNPESQMAIGLKEGIVECPAMEKDLYLYSVLLYYPKNRIIVFTNSISAVRRITQLLQALQLPVFALHSNMAQKARLRSIERFSSPTANPSSILVATDVAARGLDIKGINCVIHYHVPRTADAYVHRSGRTARAGESGKSILICAPDEVVGVARLAGKIHAKKAKKADASDGPSKKVPLESLDIDRRVVARLRPRMALAKRITDSTIAKEKVNTEDNWLRAAADDLGVEYDSDEFDQSKGRGRGRGGGRERRDKEASELSKSEMAGLRAELKQHLSQRVNIGVSEKYLTAGRIDIDALLRGEGNDAFLGHLDPLSF; encoded by the exons ATGGGTCAAAAGCGAGCACGCGACTCCAAGGCCCAGGTGGCTGAGGCAAACAAGCGTAAAAAGGCAACCAAGTCTGACGCAGCTACAAGCGACGATTATGGCTCTCTTGGAGTTGAGGACCTCAACTGGAAGCAAGTTGCTATGCCCGATCGTATGGAGAATACAGAGGGATTCTTTGGACTGGAGGAGATTGAGGGAGTGGATATCATAAAACAGAGTGACGGAGGTGTTCATTTCAAG GCCAAGTCTGGCAAGCCAACAAAATCGATTGTGAAGCCCCCGTCTGAGGATGACGGAGACGAATGGTCTGGTTTTAGCGACGAAGACTCGTCCAAAAAAGCACCTGCCGCCGAGAAGACTCCCGCTGCAAACCAAGTGAAGGAAGATAAGAAGtcgaagaagaacaagaagaaggaacaAAACAAAGCCAAGAAAGATGAGCAAAAGTCCAAGGAAAAAAAGCCTAAGGAGCAAAAGTCTAAAGAGTCTAAACCAGCCCAGAACCAGAACATTAAGGCCGGGCTCTCATTCGCGGCTCTCGATGATGTCGAGGAGGATGACGGTGTGGACGTGTCGGCTTGGGATGGGCTTAATCTTTCGCCCGAGACATTTACGGCTCTTTCCAAAATGAAGTTTAGCTCCCCATCGGCAATTCAAAAGGCCAGTATTCCTGCCATTCTCGATGGGCATGACGTTGTTGGAAAGGCCTCTACCGGCTCCGGTAAAACATTGGCATTCGGTATTCCGATTATCGAACATTATTTGGACAAGAGAGGGAAACTGAGAGAACAGTCCGACACGTCTGAACAGAACAAATCCCCGATTGCATTGATCCTATCTCCCACTCGAGAGCTGGCGCATCAGCTTGGGAAGCATATTGGAGACCTCATTGCCAATTCCCCGGATACCAACGCACGAATTGCTCTTGTGACCGGCGGTATGTCTATTCAGAAGCAACAGAGACAGCTTGCTACGGCGGATATTGTTGTTGGAACCCCGGGACGTGTGTGGGAGATCCTAAGCACAGGAACGGGGCTGATCCGCAAAATGCAAAAAATCCAGTTCCTGGTTGTCGACGAGGCGGACAGACTGTTGAGTGAAGGTCATTTCAAGGAGGTAGAAGATATCCTTGATGCACTAGACAAACATCAGGCCGGCGATATTGCAGATGTGGatcaggaagaagaggaggagcagCCATCTCACAGGCAGACCCTTGTCTTCTCGGCCACGTTCCACAAGGATCTTCAACAAAAGCTAGCAGGTAAAAGTCGCTGGGCAAGCGGTGATATGTTGGACAACAAAGCGTCTATGGAGTACCTTCTCAAGAAACTGAATTTCCGTGAAGAGAAGCCTAAGTTCATCGATGTGAACCCGGAGTCACAGATGGCTATCGGACTCAAAGAAGGAATCGTCGAATGCCCTGCTATGGAAAAG GACCTCTATCTCTACTCAGTTCTTCTCTACTATCCCAAGAACCGTATAATTGTGTTCACAAACTCCATCTCCGCTGTCCGCCGCATCACTCAGCTTTTGCAAGCTCTTCAACTTCCAGTGTTCGCACTCCATTCAAACATGGCCCAGAAGGCCCGACTCCGTTCCATCGAACGTTTTTCATCTCCTACTGCCAACCCAAGCTCAATTCTTGTCGCCACCGATGTCGCCGCTCGTGGTTTGGATATTAAGGGCATTAATTGTGTCATCCACTACCACGTTCCCCGCACAGCAGACGCCTACGTTCACCGATCCGGCCGTACTGCTCGTGCCGGTGAGTCCGGAAAGAGTATCCTAATCTGCGCTCCTGACGAGGTTGTCGGTGTTGCCCGCCTCGCTGGCAAGATCCATGCCAAGAAGGCAAAGAAGGCCGATGCCTCTGACGGACCTAGCAAAAAGGTTCCCCTCGAGTCACTTGACATTGATCGCCGAGTGGTTGCTCGCCTCCGCCCCCGCATGGCTCTCGCCAAGCGAATTACTGACTCCACTATCGCCAAGGAGAAGGTCAACACCGAGGATAACTGGCTTCGTGCCGCGGCCGATGATCTTGGTGTTGAGTATGACAGTGACGAGTTCGATCAGTCTAAGGGTAGAGGCCGTGGTCGTGGTGGTGGCCGCGAAAGACGTGACAAGGAGGCCAGCGAATTGAGCAAGAGCGAAATGGCTGGGCTTCGTGCGGAGCTCAAGCAGCATCTTTCCCAGCGAGTGAACATCGGTGTTAGTGAGAAGTATCTTACGGCCGGTCGCATTGACATCGATGCTCTTCTTCGCGGTGAGGGCAACGACGCATTCTTGGGCCACCTTGATCCTCTGTCTTTCTAA
- a CDS encoding TRNA methyltransferase, putative: MGKSSKDKRDAYYRLAKEQNWRARSAFKLIQIDERFDLFEHENPDSVTRVVDLCAAPGSWSQVLSRVLIKGESFGRRAWLEKKRAEQRGLEGADATTADDDKMDCDEPSSSPELKPRKNVKIVSIDLQPMAPLEGITTLKADITHPSTIPLLLRALDPEAYGQPSAPSDSPSQVKEASRQPHPVDLVISDGAPDVTGLHDLDIYIQSQLLYAALNLAMGVLRPGGKFVAKIFRGRDVDILYAQLRTVFERVSVAKPRSSRASSLEAFVVCEGFIPPVSDSGVVGMAALKNPLFGGAVAPAAVSEDGNVGVEVREEIDQDTQARSTVAQLATVSSPAPNHTTEVRHLQTTTSQDQPQPQKLSNKFAVENRWIPSFIACGDLSAWDSDATYTLPPDYVNLDPIQPPTAPPYRRALELRKEKGGAYGKTKLWSK, from the coding sequence ATGGGAAAATCTTCCAAGGACAAGCGCGATGCTTACTACCGCCTTGCCAAGGAGCAAAATTGGCGCGCTCGTTCTGCCTTCAAGCTTATCCAGATCGACGAGCGATTCGACCTATTTGAGCACGAGAACCCGGACAGTGTGACGAGAGTTGTCGATTTGTGCGCTGCACCTGGAAGTTGGAGTCAAGTACTCAGCCGTGTCTTGATTAAGGGCGAAAGTTTCGGGCGGCGAGCATGGCTCGAGAAAAAGCGTGCAGAACAACGGGGATTGGAGGGCGCAGATGCAACGACGGCCGATGATGATAAAATGGACTGCGATGAACCTTCTTCAAGCCCTGAATTAAAGCCCCGGAAGAATGTCAAGATCGTATCCATCGATCTGCAACCCATGGCACCGCTCGAAGGTATTACAACCCTCAAAGCTGATATCACACACCCCTCTACGATTCCTCTCCTCTTGCGCGCTCTGGACCCAGAAGCATACGGACAGCCATCCGCCCCATCCGACTCTCCATCACAAGTCAAAGAGGCTAGCAGACAACCTCACCCCGTCGACCTAGTCATATCCGATGGTGCCCCAGATGTAACAGGTCTACATGACCTAGACATTTATATTCAATCACAACTTCTCTACGCAGCCCTTAATCTTGCTATGGGTGTTCTCCGACCTGGCGGTAAGTTCGTCGCCAAGATCTTCCGCGGCCGCGACGTCGACATTCTCTACGCGCAGCTGCGGACCGTCTTCGAGCGCGTCAGCGTTGCGAAGCCACGCAGCAGTCGCGCCAGTAGCTTGGAGGCATTCGTGGTCTGTGAGGGCTTCATTCCACCTGTTAGTGACAGTGGAGTGGTCGGTATGGCCGCATTGAAAAATCCACTCTTCGGCGGAGCCGTTGCTCCAGCAGCCGTGTCGGAAGATGGTAATGTGGGCGTGGAAGTCCGTGAGGAAATCGACCAAGACACACAGGCCCGAAGTACCGTGGCGCAACTCGCGACAGTCAGCAGTCCTGCACCAAATCACACCACTGAAGTCCGCCATCTTCAAACCACAACATCACAAGACCAGCCCCAACCCCAGAAACTGTCAAACAAGTTCGCGGTTGAGAACCGATGGATTCCGTCGTTTATTGCTTGTGGTGATCTTTCCGCTTGGGATTCCGATGCAACCTACACCCTACCTCCGGATTATGTTAATCTGGATCCCATCCAGCCACCCACTGCACCGCCGTATCGTCGGGCATTGGAGTTGAGGAAGGAAAAGGGTGGTGCATATGGGAAGACCAAGCTTTGGTCCAAATAG
- a CDS encoding Assimilatory sulfite reductase — protein sequence MGPSVPSLSALNGPTYVTAQTLIQQVAYLLSDKIFSYSPETFDLDAALKEWASKGETNANGESPSLKALETRQGAGNMALGYLFSQDFDLKKRHIPQGIVASSATLPYMRAALEQLSLLYSVASPVAVHVAAVDHAGEDGLVSDYASVLSLTEELGLGLISSGSAHESQHMALFTTLLSSVLPSIHIYDGVRVGRDTTRIIDVLDKDGLTRTYETVRKSIDESRNRHLDAQGKVLDLLKTLNGELGTDYGAFEYHGHSEPTSVLIVFGTVEATLTTQIARSLAKDGVRVGVVNVRVYRPFIEEEFLRVLPQSTKTVAVLGQVSSEQAVQEEGVHSALYEDVLASLTFATGLEHNPTCVEIKYPRAQRWDLMSTAAAFQRVYDQPIVTVDGETNASLQLLDSASVQEYTFWDVDTSVTKSAAQALSQALGTDSASNVTLSQTNDNLVQGGAIRVDIRKSAKIVDAPYAVTAAEVSYVGNISLLNDIDVLASVKDNAKIILNAPGVKDEDLEKKLPATFKQAVAQRGISVFIVDSSSIEDSSLDALVLQASFVRVALPAQESLATKKLSSITGNAEALDSVTKDLEKLLRQIEVPESWKEPEGVIEAVQLPKDITANSFVSFDKDESEPPTLLKNWETAARGLAFKEAYGTKDALRPDLAHKTFTVHVKENRRLTPPTYDRNIFHIEFDIGETGLKYDIGEALGIHAENDTEDVKKFIEFYGLDADAIVEVPSREDPAVLENRTVYQALIQNIDIFGRPPKRFYEALAGFASDEKEKANLLILGGPDGATEFKRRAEVDTITFADILLEFPSAHPDFHEIVRIVSPLKRREYSIASCQKVTPTSVALMIVAVDWVDPNGRDRFGLATRYLSRLQPGSPVTVSVKSSVMKLPSKSTQPLIMAGLGTGLAPFRAFVQHRALEKAQGKEIGAVLLYMGSRHQREEYCYGEEWEAYQDAGVITLLGAAFSRDQPEKIYIQDRMRQTLPEIIQAYLREEGTFYLCGPTWPVPDVTAVLEEAIATEAKNTGKKVETRKEIEKLKDEESYVLEVY from the coding sequence ATGGGTCCATCAGTTCCATCCCTGTCGGCCTTGAATGGCCCGACCTATGTTACAGCCCAGACGCTGATCCAGCAAGTTGCATATTTACTGAGTGACAAGATCTTCTCCTACTCACCTGAGACTTTCGATCTTGACGCTGCTCTCAAGGAATGGGCATCTAAGGGTGAGACTAATGCCAATGGCGAGTCTCCTTCTCTCAAGGCTCTAGAAACCCGCCAAGGTGCTGGCAATATGGCCCTTGGCTACCTCTTCTCTCAAGACTTTGATCTGAAGAAGCGTCACATCCCCCAGGGTATTGTTGCTTCTTCGGCAACCCTTCCTTATATGCGGGCCGCATTGGAGCAGCTCTCTCTGCTCTACTCCGTCGCTAGCCCGGTCGCTGTACACGTCGCCGCGGTCGaccacgccggcgaggacGGCCTAGTCTCCGATTATGCCTCTGTCCTCTCTCTGACCGAGGAACTCGGTCTGGGTCTAATCTCCAGCGGTTCTGCACACGAGTCTCAGCACATGGCCCTCTTCACCACATTGCTCTCCTCGGTCCTCCCCTCAATTCACATCTATGATGGTGTCCGTGTTGGCCGTGATACCACCCGTATCATTGATGTTCTCGATAAGGATGGTCTGACTCGCACCTATGAGACCGTCCGCAAGTCTATCGATGAATCCCGCAACCGTCATCTTGATGCCCAGGGCAAGGTTCTGGATCTTCTGAAGACCCTGAACGGCGAACTCGGAACCGACTACGGTGCTTTCGAGTACCACGGCCACTCCGAGCCCACCTCTGTGCTAATCGTGTTCGGTACTGTCGAGGCCACCCTGACTACCCAAATCGCACGCTCACTCGCGAAGGATGGGGTACGTGTCGGTGTTGTGAATGTCCGCGTCTACCGCCCCTTCATCGAGGAGGAGTTCCTGCGCGTTCTTCCCCAGTCCACTAAGACTGTCGCAGTCCTAGGACAAGTCTCCTCTGAGCAGGCTGTTCAGGAAGAGGGTGTTCATTCTGCTCTCTATGAAGATGTGCTTGCCTCTTTGACTTTTGCCACTGGCCTTGAACATAACCCGACTTGTGTTGAGATCAAGTACCCTCGCGCCCAGCGTTGGGATCTCATGTCCACCGCCGCTGCATTCCAGCGTGTGTATGACCAGCCTATTGTCACCGTTGACGGTGAAACCAACGCTTCCCTGCAGTTACTGGACTCTGCCTCCGTACAGGAATATACTTTCTGGGATGTTGACACCTCCGTCACCAAGTCAGCAGCTCAGGCTTTGAGCCAGGCTCTTGGCACCGACTCGGCCAGCAATGTCACCCTAAGCCAAACTAACGACAACCTCGTCCAGGGTGGTGCCATCCGTGTTGACATCCGTAAAAGCGCTAAGATTGTTGACGCACCTTACGCGGTCACTGCGGCTGAGGTGTCTTACGTTGGCAACATCTCGCTGCTGAACGATATTGATGTTCTCGCTTCTGTGAAAGACAATGCCAAGATCATCTTGAACGCCCCTGGCGTCAAAGACGAGGATTTGGAGAAGAAGCTTCCCGCTACCTTTAAGCAGGCTGTTGCCCAGCGTGGTATCTCCGTCTTCATTGTCGACTCATCATCTATTGAGGATTCGTCTCTGGACGCTCTTGTCCTCCAGGCTTCGTTCGTGCGTGTCGCTCTCCCTGCTCAGGAGTCTTTGGCAACCAAGAAGCTGTCCTCAATCACTGGAAACGCTGAGGCCCTGGACAGTGTCACCAAGGACCTCGAGAAGCTTCTCCGCCAGATCGAGGTTCCCGAGTCTTGGAAGGAGCCCGAGGGCGTCATCGAAGCCGTTCAGCTCCCCAAGGACATCACCGCCAACAGCTTTGTTTCCTTCGACAAGGACGAGTCTGAGCCCCCCACTCTTCTCAAGAACTGGGAAACTGCTGCTCGTGGCCTTGCGTTCAAGGAGGCCTATGGCACCAAGGATGCCCTTCGCCCTGACCTTGCTCACAAGACTTTCACCGTCCACGTCAAGGAAAACCGACGCCTCACCCCTCCCACTTATGATCGTAACATCTTCCACATCGAGTTCGACATCGGTGAGACTGGTCTGAAGTACGACATTGGCGAGGCCCTCGGCATCCACGCCGAGAACGATACTGAGGACGTCAAGAAGTTCATCGAGTTCTACGGTCTGGACGCCGACGCGATTGTCGAGGTTCCTAGCCGCGAAGACCCTGCTGTTTTGGAAAACCGCACTGTCTACCAGGCTCTGATCCAGAACATCGACATCTTCGGTCGCCCTCCTAAGCGCTTCTATGAGGCCCTTGCCGGGTTTGCATCCGACGAGAAGGAAAAGGCCAATTTGCTCATCCTGGGTGGCCCCGACGGTGCTACCGAGTTCAAGCGTCGTGCTGAGGTCGACACCATCACCTTCGCCGACATCTTGCTTGAGTTCCCCTCCGCCCACCCCGACTTCCACGAGATTGTCCGAATCGTCAGTCCCCTCAAGCGCCGTGAGTACTCCATCGCCTCTTGCCAGAAAGTGACCCCTACCTCGGTCGCTCTGATGATCGTCGCCGTGGACTGGGTCGACCCCAACGGCCGCGACCGCTTCGGTCTGGCCACCCGCTACCTGAGCCGCCTGCAACCCGGTTCCCCCGTCACCGTCAGCGTCAAGTCTAGCGTCATGAAGCTGCCCTCCAAGTCCACCCAGCCTCTTATCATGGCCGGTCTCGGTACTGGTCTCGCACCTTTCCGTGCCTTCGTCCAGCACCGTGCCCTCGAGAAGGCACAGGGCAAGGAGATTGGCGCTGTCCTGCTGTACATGGGCTCCCGTCACCAGCGCGAAGAGTACTGCTACGGTGAGGAATGGGAGGCTTACCAGGATGCTGGTGTTATTACTCTCCTCGGGGCTGCTTTCTCTCGTGATCAGCCTGAGAAGATTTACATTCAGGACCGTATGCGCCAGACCCTGCCCGAGATCATCCAGGCCTACCTTCGTGAGGAGGGTACTTTCTACCTGTGCGGTCCCACTTGGCCCGTGCCCGATGTTACCGCCGTTCTGGAGGAGGCTATTGCCACCGAAGCCAAGAACACCGGCAAGAAGGTTGAGACTCGCAAGGAGATAGAGAAGCTGAAGGATGAAGAGAGCTACGTTCTTGAGGTCTATTAG
- a CDS encoding Acyl-CoA dehydrogenase, putative: MACSSLSGPAGSLNAGFAFGIALIYKFGSTKLQKRFLPDLLTGKKRGCVAITEPEAGSDVANFTTTAVESDDDYATLAVRTGGPGAAGLSVLVVPLRGHPGVSMRRLKVSGHIIGGTTYIELDIVKVPVSNIIGKEGDGMRSYVALSAAISYYFKREAFGKTLMDQPVVRHRRSKAGAELESMWTWIEQILYQLVHHSKEDDRQLGSLMALSKAKSAMVLNECVQTAVLLFEGSGFTKSGPGKLVEGMFATVLVDGLNKLASPLAILCDVPGARIPGDLEDMLLDLSVRQLVKLYQVEEKKLSQSAKI; this comes from the exons ATGGCCTGTTCTAGCCTCAGCGGCCCAGCTGGATCATTGAACGCCGGATTTGCTTTTGGAATTGCACTAATTTACAAATTCGGTAGCACCAAGTTGCAGAAGCGGTTCTTGCCAGACCTGCTTACAGGTAAGAAGCGAGGTTGTGTTGCCATCACGGAGCCTGAGGCCGGCAGCGATGTCGCGAATTTCACCACAACTGCTGTCGAAAGTGACGATG ACTATGCTACCTTGGCCGTGCGAACCGGTGGACCAGGAGCCGCGGGTCTTTCTGTTTTAGTTGTACCTCTGAGAGGCCATCCTGGTGTCTCAATGCGCCGACTCAAAGTCTCTGGTCATATCATAGGCGGGACCACATACATTGAGCTCGACATCGTCAAGGTTCCTGTGTCAAACATTATTGGCAAAGAAGGCGACGGCATGC GCTCTTATGTTGCTCTTTCTGCTGCTATCTCGTACTACTTCAAGCGCGAGGCTTTCGGAAAGACACTCATGGACCAACCTGTGGTCCGCCATCGTCGATCTAAGGCAGGCGCTGAGCTTGAATCTATGTGGACATGGATTGAGCAGATTTTGTACCAATTGGTCCATCACAGTAAAGAAGACGATCGTCAACTTGGTAGCTTGATGGCATTGTCTAAAGCGAAGTCCGCCATGGTTCTGAACGAGTGTGTCCAAACAGCAGTGTTATTGTTTGAAGGCAGTGGATTTACCAAAAGCGGTCCGGGTAAATTGGTGGAAGGCATGTTCGCCACAGTACTGGTTGATGGTTTAAACAAGCTAGCTTCGCCTTTAGCCATTCTTTGCGATGTTCCTGGTGCCCGTATTCCAGGTGACTTAGAAGACATGCTCCTCGATCTGTCTGTGCGTCAATTGGTCAAGCTATATCAggttgaagaaaaaaagctCTCACAGAGCGCCAAGATTTGA
- a CDS encoding NAD-dependent epimerase/dehydratase — protein sequence MVNVALVGGTGMVGSHILTSLISNPAVTRVDTISRRTPPATSGTPPAKLTNFVSSDTATWASQLSSLNPTPGIFFSAFGTTKAAAGGFDNQYKIEHGLNVELAKAAHEAGTKVYVLISSTGANKDSSIPYPRMKGEIEEDIKKLGFERMVILRPGLIAGTREESRPFEAGIRFIANWAGKLHSSLKDGWAQEADVIGRAAVNAGLKALEGDVPEGSDKVWILAGSDIIKYGKESSS from the exons ATGGTGAATGTTGCACTGGTCGGTGGTACGGGTATGGTG GGATCCCACATCCTCACTAGCCTGATTTCCAACCCTGCAGTCACCCGCGTGGACACTATCTCCCGCCGCACCCCGCCAGCCACTAGTGGCACGCCCCCAGCCAAACTTACCAACTTCGTCTCTAGCGATACCGCCACCTGGGCCAGCCAGCTCTCCTCCCTCAACCCGACCCCCGGcatctttttttctgcctTTGGAACCACAAAAGCAGCTGCGGGCGGGTTCGATAACCAATACAAGATTGAGCATGGGCTGAACGTCGAGCTGGCCAAGGCCGCGCACGAAGCTGGCACCAAGGTCTACGTGCTGATTTCCTCTACCGGTGCCAACAAGGACTCCAGCATTCCATACCCTCGTATGAAGGGTGAGATTGAGGAGGACATCAAGAAGCTTGGCTTTGAACGCATGGTCATCCTGCGCCCTGGGCTGATTGCTGGCACTCGCGAGGAAAGCCGGCCGTTCGAGGCTGGGATTCGATTTATTGCAAATTGGGCTGGCAAGCTGCACTCCAGTCTGAAGGATGGCTGGGCTCAGGAGGCGGATGTCATTGGCAGGGCTGCTGTCAATGCTGGTCTCAAGGCGCTCGAAGGTGATGTTCCTGAGGGCAGTGACAAAGTTTGGATCTTAGCTGGTAGCGATATCATCAAATACGGCAAGGAAAGCTCGTCTTGA